A region of Candidatus Desulfarcum epimagneticum DNA encodes the following proteins:
- the livG gene encoding leucine/isoleucine/valine transporter subunit; ATP-binding component of ABC superfamily (Evidence 2a : Function from experimental evidences in other organisms; PubMedId : 14702302, 2195019; Product type t : transporter) — translation MPMPILTLEHISMSFGGLKALSRLSLEVDKGSISSLIGPNGAGKTTVFNIITGIYRQDRGRVIYRGKDISRLPGSRVTALGIARTFQNIRLFQSMTALENVMVGMHSKTRSGPLQALFKTPFQVREEKESARRAFEILEFLGLADLYDDPASSLPYGGQRRLEIARAMAADPGVLLLDEPAAGMNPLETRELMDLILKLRERGLTIVLVEHDMKLVMGISESITVLDHGAKIAQGTPDEIRTNEKVIEAYIGSPMKLQKRR, via the coding sequence ATGCCCATGCCGATTCTGACACTTGAACATATCTCCATGAGCTTTGGAGGCCTCAAGGCCCTGAGCCGGCTGAGCCTGGAGGTGGACAAGGGCTCCATCTCAAGCCTCATCGGCCCCAATGGAGCCGGGAAAACCACGGTGTTCAACATCATCACCGGGATCTATCGCCAGGACCGGGGCCGCGTGATCTACCGGGGGAAAGACATCTCCCGCCTGCCCGGCTCCCGGGTCACGGCCCTGGGGATCGCCCGGACCTTTCAAAACATCCGGCTGTTTCAGTCCATGACCGCGCTGGAAAACGTGATGGTGGGCATGCACTCCAAAACCCGAAGCGGCCCCCTTCAGGCGCTTTTCAAAACCCCCTTCCAGGTTCGGGAGGAAAAAGAAAGCGCCCGAAGGGCCTTTGAAATCCTGGAATTCCTGGGCCTGGCCGATCTTTATGACGACCCCGCCTCCAGCCTGCCCTACGGGGGCCAGCGGCGCCTGGAAATCGCCCGGGCCATGGCCGCCGACCCCGGCGTCCTTCTCCTGGACGAGCCCGCCGCCGGCATGAACCCCCTGGAGACCCGGGAGCTGATGGACCTCATCTTGAAGCTGCGGGAAAGGGGTCTGACCATCGTTCTGGTGGAGCATGACATGAAGCTGGTCATGGGCATATCCGAATCCATCACGGTTCTGGACCACGGCGCCAAAATCGCCCAGGGGACCCCGGACGAAATCCGGACCAACGAAAAGGTGATCGAGGCTTATATCGGCTCGCCCATGAAGCTCCAAAAGCGGCGTTAA
- a CDS encoding conserved exported hypothetical protein (Evidence 4 : Unknown function but conserved in other organisms) — MKRIQIALFFSLALILAMAGPAMSQTLKIGTLSPLTGPYAQDGQDILQGVKTAVMEFQKTDSLPGFDKIKIMAGDTACDGGKATLAANKLIHTGARAVVGAYCSSATIPASAPLNEAGIVQITPASTHTDVTGRGYQKIFRMCPRDDVQAWSSVKFFENSLKIKTIALVDDKQTYTAGLTENITNFIKENNLIRIVAHEHITPGDKDFTAILTKLKKADPDVIYMGVYQPEGSLMARQAKALGLRSTLFSEDAVFHPKFLEVAGKAAEGAYLTFAKSPESDAKKNFEAAYKKMWGVEKLGSYAYYAYDSAMVFLKALKKAGSADSDKLAAAIRGNEWNGVTGKIKFDEKGDRKLAHIVWVVKGGEFVPFWDPMTGKYF; from the coding sequence ATGAAAAGAATTCAAATCGCGTTGTTTTTCTCCCTGGCCCTGATTCTGGCCATGGCCGGACCCGCCATGTCCCAAACCCTTAAAATCGGGACCTTAAGCCCCTTGACCGGCCCCTACGCCCAGGACGGCCAGGACATTTTGCAGGGTGTGAAAACCGCTGTGATGGAATTTCAAAAAACCGATTCCCTGCCCGGATTCGACAAAATCAAAATCATGGCCGGGGACACCGCCTGCGACGGCGGGAAAGCCACCCTGGCGGCCAACAAGCTCATCCACACCGGCGCCCGCGCCGTGGTGGGGGCCTACTGCTCCTCGGCCACCATCCCGGCCTCGGCGCCCCTGAACGAGGCCGGCATCGTCCAGATCACCCCGGCCTCCACCCACACCGACGTGACCGGACGCGGGTACCAAAAGATTTTCAGAATGTGTCCCAGGGACGACGTCCAGGCCTGGTCGTCGGTGAAATTCTTTGAAAATTCCCTCAAAATCAAGACCATCGCCCTGGTGGACGACAAACAGACCTACACCGCCGGGCTCACCGAAAACATCACGAACTTCATTAAAGAAAACAACCTCATCCGAATCGTGGCGCATGAGCACATCACCCCGGGCGACAAGGACTTCACCGCGATTTTGACCAAGCTCAAAAAGGCCGACCCGGACGTCATCTACATGGGCGTGTACCAGCCCGAAGGCTCGCTTATGGCGCGCCAGGCCAAGGCCCTGGGGCTTCGCTCCACGCTGTTTTCCGAAGACGCGGTGTTTCACCCCAAATTCCTCGAGGTGGCCGGAAAGGCGGCGGAAGGCGCCTACCTGACCTTCGCCAAATCCCCTGAGAGCGACGCGAAAAAAAATTTTGAGGCCGCGTACAAAAAAATGTGGGGTGTGGAAAAACTGGGCTCCTACGCCTATTACGCCTATGACTCGGCCATGGTTTTTCTAAAGGCCCTCAAAAAAGCCGGCTCCGCCGATTCGGACAAACTGGCGGCCGCCATCCGGGGAAACGAATGGAACGGCGTCACCGGAAAAATTAAGTTTGACGAAAAGGGAGACCGCAAGCTGGCCCACATCGTGTGGGTGGTCAAAGGCGGCGAGTTTGTGCCGTTCTGGGACCCCATGACCGGAAAGTATTTCTAA
- the livH gene encoding leucine/isoleucine/valine transporter subunit; membrane component of ABC superfamily (Evidence 2a : Function from experimental evidences in other organisms; PubMedId : 14702302, 2195019, 3009409; Product type t : transporter) has translation MDTQSFIIQQIINALFLGGIFSLVALGYTMVYGIIELINFAHGEMFTAGAFAGVIVLTGLQSFGFVESHFALSMVLVFALSMSYAAVLGSAIEHAAYRPLRNSSRLSAILSALGMSIFLSNGMMLSQGVSDRAYPQILSLEGLSIMDARITYGQIFIILLALALMIALNLFVKWTRLGKAMRATAQNRTMSRMLGIDVNRTIRLTFMIGPALGAAAGVMVGLYYGSVRFDMGFMYMIKAFAAAILGGIGSIPGAMLGGMIIGSVEVMWSAFLPSEWKDVTTFLVLILVLYFKPNGILGAKITESKV, from the coding sequence ATGGACACCCAGTCTTTCATCATCCAGCAGATCATCAACGCCTTGTTCCTGGGGGGGATTTTCTCCCTGGTGGCGCTGGGCTACACCATGGTGTACGGCATCATCGAGCTGATCAACTTCGCCCACGGCGAAATGTTCACCGCCGGGGCCTTCGCCGGGGTCATCGTTCTGACGGGGCTTCAGAGCTTCGGATTCGTGGAGTCCCATTTCGCGCTGTCCATGGTCCTGGTGTTCGCCCTGTCCATGTCCTACGCGGCCGTTTTAGGCTCGGCCATTGAGCACGCGGCCTACCGGCCCCTGAGAAATTCTTCCCGGCTCTCCGCCATTTTGAGCGCCCTGGGCATGTCCATTTTTCTATCCAACGGCATGATGCTCAGCCAGGGCGTCTCGGACCGGGCCTACCCCCAGATATTAAGCCTGGAGGGCCTCTCCATCATGGACGCCCGGATCACCTACGGCCAGATATTCATCATCCTGCTGGCCCTGGCGCTCATGATCGCGCTGAACCTGTTCGTCAAATGGACCCGCCTGGGAAAAGCCATGCGGGCCACGGCCCAGAACCGGACCATGTCCCGGATGCTGGGCATTGACGTGAACCGGACCATCCGCCTCACCTTCATGATCGGCCCGGCGCTGGGCGCCGCCGCCGGCGTCATGGTGGGGCTGTACTACGGCTCGGTCCGCTTCGACATGGGATTCATGTACATGATCAAAGCCTTTGCCGCCGCCATCCTGGGCGGCATCGGCTCCATCCCCGGCGCCATGCTCGGGGGCATGATCATCGGCTCGGTGGAGGTGATGTGGTCGGCCTTTCTGCCCAGCGAGTGGAAGGATGTGACCACCTTTTTGGTCTTGATCCTGGTTCTTTATTTCAAGCCCAATGGTATTCTGGGGGCTAAAATCACTGAAAGCAAGGTGTGA
- a CDS encoding conserved hypothetical protein (Evidence 4 : Unknown function but conserved in other organisms), with translation MHDRILKTMREAIRNRQYIMTLHAEEEMNDDNLSIFDIENIVLTGEIIERQRDIITKESKYLIEGKSFSGVLIIVVAKLSITGKLVIITVYKI, from the coding sequence ATGCATGATCGTATTTTAAAAACCATGCGGGAGGCGATCCGAAATAGACAATACATCATGACCTTGCATGCGGAAGAAGAAATGAACGATGACAATCTGTCCATTTTTGATATTGAAAATATTGTTCTTACCGGGGAAATCATTGAAAGGCAAAGAGACATCATCACCAAAGAATCGAAATACCTTATTGAGGGAAAAAGTTTTTCAGGAGTCCTGATAATCGTTGTGGCCAAGCTGAGCATAACCGGAAAATTGGTGATTATCACCGTATACAAAATATGA
- a CDS encoding conserved hypothetical protein (Evidence 4 : Unknown function but conserved in other organisms) — protein sequence MRKKMICDMCAKDKARIQHVTRSYGKEDNLLIIENIPVIHCSHCRESYLTSDTLHEIERIKLHRKNFAKERPVPVAAFSEIAVNKNSPPPSFVMEKREKRQAP from the coding sequence ATGAGGAAAAAAATGATCTGCGATATGTGCGCAAAAGACAAAGCCAGAATTCAACACGTCACCAGGAGCTATGGCAAAGAGGACAATCTGCTTATCATCGAAAACATTCCGGTGATCCATTGCTCTCATTGCAGGGAAAGCTATCTGACATCGGACACTCTGCATGAGATCGAGCGCATCAAATTGCATCGTAAAAATTTTGCAAAAGAGCGCCCTGTTCCGGTGGCGGCATTCAGCGAAATCGCTGTGAATAAAAATTCTCCCCCCCCCTCATTCGTGATGGAGAAAAGAGAAAAAAGGCAAGCGCCATGA
- a CDS encoding conserved membrane hypothetical protein (Evidence 4 : Unknown function but conserved in other organisms) has protein sequence MTHTDPNPNDAIQARGIPLSRGEKILKEKFYEDIAAQSDRMDRLGHRLVTLELAIPGLYAAAFRLAKGRDATLCVGPAVWMAFGLWFLALVATLWALFPKKWLVDERFMKKKPTAKNPKIGIRDFFGLSALHKRRFLMASCLFFFGGIFFAFLAIFF, from the coding sequence ATGACCCACACTGATCCGAACCCGAACGACGCCATCCAGGCAAGGGGAATTCCCCTGTCCAGAGGCGAAAAAATTTTAAAGGAAAAATTTTACGAGGACATCGCGGCCCAAAGCGACCGCATGGACCGCCTGGGCCATCGGCTCGTGACCCTGGAGCTGGCGATCCCCGGCCTTTACGCCGCCGCCTTTCGGCTGGCCAAAGGCAGGGACGCCACACTTTGCGTCGGACCCGCTGTCTGGATGGCCTTTGGTTTATGGTTTTTGGCCCTGGTCGCCACTCTTTGGGCGCTGTTTCCAAAAAAATGGCTCGTGGATGAACGGTTCATGAAAAAAAAACCAACCGCCAAAAATCCTAAAATAGGCATCCGGGATTTTTTCGGCCTGTCCGCTTTGCATAAACGCCGTTTTCTCATGGCGTCCTGCCTGTTTTTTTTCGGCGGCATTTTTTTCGCATTTTTAGCGATCTTTTTTTAA
- a CDS encoding hypothetical protein (Evidence 5 : Unknown function), producing the protein MAGKRYDFFCPNPECEGKYTLHIEMEEGAVLSLECPYCGEEYKDKIQEQSADPILYSIPDDRFG; encoded by the coding sequence ATGGCCGGCAAAAGATATGATTTTTTCTGCCCCAACCCGGAGTGCGAAGGAAAATACACCCTTCACATTGAAATGGAAGAAGGGGCTGTTTTGAGCCTCGAATGCCCATATTGTGGAGAAGAATACAAAGACAAAATCCAGGAGCAAAGCGCTGATCCAATCCTCTACAGTATCCCGGACGATCGATTCGGTTGA
- a CDS encoding conserved hypothetical protein (Evidence 4 : Unknown function but conserved in other organisms): protein MHSQERVIETLKLLDEESALKLYNLALTLKKKERPKNIKKFNLNNIQRSREILSSIKGSLSEDIQIEREDRC, encoded by the coding sequence ATGCATTCTCAGGAAAGGGTGATTGAAACCTTAAAACTTCTGGACGAAGAATCCGCCTTGAAATTGTATAACCTGGCGTTGACTTTAAAGAAAAAAGAGCGCCCAAAAAATATCAAAAAATTTAACCTGAACAACATTCAACGATCTCGTGAAATATTGTCTTCAATCAAGGGATCGCTTTCCGAAGACATACAGATAGAGAGGGAGGATAGATGCTGA
- a CDS encoding PIN domain protein, with product MLNLFFDTSALAKIFHKEAGSEAVIGLIQNQNAELWISELARVELVSALHRRFRMHEINAEQLKTVLGILGKELKNFHSEPLGSGVLAEAEKLIRDYAGTIGLRTLDALHLATFLLISETDWKFVVADNALLKAAAQLNIQIFNPLKNEDQG from the coding sequence ATGCTGAATTTATTTTTTGACACTTCCGCCCTGGCAAAAATATTTCATAAGGAGGCCGGATCCGAGGCTGTCATAGGCTTAATTCAAAATCAAAACGCTGAACTGTGGATTTCGGAGCTGGCCAGGGTTGAGCTTGTCAGCGCTTTGCACAGAAGATTCAGAATGCATGAAATCAACGCAGAACAATTAAAAACCGTCTTAGGCATTTTAGGCAAGGAATTAAAAAACTTTCACAGCGAGCCCCTGGGAAGCGGGGTTTTGGCGGAAGCCGAAAAATTAATAAGAGACTATGCCGGAACAATAGGGCTGAGGACTTTAGACGCTTTGCATCTGGCCACTTTTTTGTTGATATCTGAAACGGACTGGAAATTTGTCGTCGCCGACAATGCTCTTTTAAAAGCAGCCGCTCAATTAAACATACAGATTTTCAACCCGTTGAAAAATGAGGATCAGGGGTAA
- the braE gene encoding High-affinity branched-chain amino acid transport system permease protein BraE, translated as MKPIIKNPKKQKPMSRDLKKFLVYSLFLGIIIIPMTGFPGKTFEAARAFGTWGVFCAALGLGLAAKYFRNSGPGQALSDLAAPFKEKIAQRLGRSSKKARVAAVLIPAALFPAFADNYMVDVGTTCLVYIVLGLGLNIVVGLAGLLDLGYIAFYAVGAYSYSLLNLSFGLPFWACLPIGIVLGGLCGAIIGYPTLKMRGDYLAIVTMGFGEIIRLVLNNWDGLTKGPNGLLGMAKPTIFLPRFSENGFEWIVWPLKSPAALYVLILIIALLTVIGVSRLNQSRIGRAWVAIREDETAAELSGVPTTWMKLLAYVMGAAFASVAGAFFAAKLSYTNPNFFIFMESCIALCIVVLGGLGSVSGIILAAVLLTAVPEMFRGLENYRMFAFGLAMAVMMVLRPAGLIPASRRRGAEPFLEPDTHTARPRD; from the coding sequence ATGAAACCCATCATCAAAAACCCAAAAAAACAAAAACCCATGAGCCGGGACCTTAAAAAATTCCTGGTCTATTCCCTGTTCCTGGGGATCATCATCATTCCCATGACGGGCTTTCCGGGCAAGACCTTTGAGGCGGCCAGGGCCTTCGGGACGTGGGGGGTGTTCTGCGCGGCCCTGGGCCTCGGGCTTGCGGCCAAATATTTCAGAAACAGCGGCCCCGGACAGGCGCTTTCGGATTTGGCGGCCCCGTTTAAAGAAAAAATCGCGCAAAGACTGGGCCGGTCGTCGAAAAAGGCCCGCGTCGCCGCTGTGCTGATTCCGGCCGCGCTCTTTCCGGCGTTTGCCGACAACTACATGGTGGATGTGGGGACCACCTGCCTCGTCTATATCGTGCTGGGCCTGGGGCTCAACATCGTGGTGGGGCTGGCGGGCCTTCTGGATCTGGGCTACATCGCCTTTTACGCGGTGGGGGCCTACAGCTATTCCCTTTTAAACCTGTCCTTCGGGCTGCCGTTCTGGGCGTGCCTTCCCATCGGCATCGTCCTGGGAGGCTTGTGCGGGGCCATCATCGGCTACCCCACCCTTAAAATGCGGGGCGATTACCTGGCCATTGTCACCATGGGGTTCGGGGAGATCATCCGCCTGGTTTTAAACAACTGGGACGGCCTGACCAAAGGGCCCAACGGCCTTCTGGGCATGGCCAAACCCACCATCTTCCTGCCCCGGTTTTCAGAAAACGGCTTTGAATGGATCGTGTGGCCCCTGAAATCCCCGGCGGCGCTGTATGTTCTGATTTTGATCATCGCCCTGCTCACCGTGATCGGGGTGTCGCGGCTGAACCAGTCCCGGATCGGGCGGGCCTGGGTCGCCATACGGGAGGACGAGACCGCCGCCGAGCTGTCCGGGGTGCCCACCACCTGGATGAAACTGCTGGCCTATGTCATGGGCGCGGCCTTCGCGTCTGTGGCCGGGGCCTTTTTCGCGGCCAAACTCAGCTACACCAACCCCAACTTTTTCATCTTCATGGAATCGTGCATCGCGCTTTGCATCGTGGTGCTGGGAGGCCTGGGCAGCGTGTCGGGGATCATCCTGGCGGCGGTTCTGCTCACCGCGGTCCCGGAGATGTTCCGGGGGCTGGAAAACTACCGGATGTTCGCGTTCGGCCTGGCCATGGCCGTGATGATGGTGTTGCGCCCGGCCGGGCTGATCCCGGCCTCCCGCAGGCGGGGCGCCGAACCCTTTTTGGAACCTGACACACACACAGCGAGGCCCCGGGACTGA
- the livF gene encoding leucine/isoleucine/valine transporter subunit; ATP-binding component of ABC superfamily (Evidence 2a : Function from experimental evidences in other organisms; PubMedId : 14702302, 2195019; Product type t : transporter), whose translation MNTQNPLLELKDIHTFYGHIHALKGVSLSIHDGEIMCLIGANGAGKSTTLMTISGVEKAARGRIFFDSNPIEEMEPEKIAALGVSQAPEGRQIFPRMTVFENLEMGAYLRKDRDKIKEDMEWVFSLFPVLKDRTGQLGGTLSGGEQQMLAIARALMSRPRLLLLDEPSLGLAPRLVETIFETIMEINRAGAAIFLVEQNARMALAVSDSGCVMETGSIVLADRASRLLENEKVRQAYLGES comes from the coding sequence ATGAACACGCAAAACCCCCTGCTGGAGCTTAAAGACATCCACACCTTCTACGGCCACATTCACGCCCTCAAGGGCGTTTCGCTGTCCATCCATGACGGGGAGATCATGTGCCTGATCGGGGCCAACGGCGCGGGCAAATCCACCACGCTCATGACCATCTCCGGGGTGGAGAAGGCGGCGCGGGGACGGATATTTTTCGACTCCAACCCCATTGAAGAGATGGAGCCGGAAAAAATCGCGGCCCTGGGGGTGTCCCAGGCGCCCGAGGGCCGGCAGATTTTCCCCCGCATGACGGTTTTTGAAAACCTGGAAATGGGGGCCTATCTTCGCAAAGACCGGGACAAAATCAAAGAAGACATGGAGTGGGTCTTTTCCCTTTTCCCGGTTTTAAAAGACCGAACCGGTCAGCTGGGCGGCACTTTAAGCGGCGGGGAGCAGCAGATGCTGGCCATCGCCCGGGCGCTGATGTCCCGACCCCGGCTTCTTCTTCTGGACGAGCCGTCCCTGGGCCTGGCGCCCCGGCTGGTGGAGACCATCTTTGAAACCATCATGGAAATCAACCGGGCCGGCGCCGCCATATTCCTGGTGGAGCAAAACGCCCGGATGGCCCTGGCCGTGTCCGACTCCGGCTGCGTGATGGAGACGGGCAGCATTGTTCTGGCCGACCGGGCGTCCAGGCTTCTGGAAAACGAAAAAGTGAGACAGGCGTACCTCGGGGAATCGTAA
- a CDS encoding exported hypothetical protein (Evidence 5 : Unknown function), with product MKISFYPKTIVFIIFSLIFFACAAPEPEWEKVAHPIPGGELTVEGDRIFHNGRLFAELRYFIHDTDVVYYKDDVPEVVNGFSIFYHPYGKEIWIFPVWSVQTDGGEVRGARDVQRVWDAYRKNPAGPSPLRLKGMTPNRELLEKTLATDIQISPDGRNVTYRAAGRTFRYDVEKGLSF from the coding sequence ATGAAAATTTCATTTTACCCAAAAACCATCGTTTTCATTATCTTTTCGCTTATTTTTTTCGCCTGCGCCGCTCCCGAGCCGGAGTGGGAAAAGGTCGCCCATCCCATCCCCGGAGGCGAGCTGACCGTGGAGGGGGACCGCATTTTCCATAACGGCCGGCTGTTCGCCGAATTGCGGTACTTTATCCACGACACGGACGTGGTATATTACAAAGACGATGTTCCGGAGGTGGTCAACGGGTTTTCGATTTTTTACCACCCCTATGGAAAAGAGATCTGGATATTCCCGGTCTGGTCGGTTCAAACCGACGGCGGGGAGGTTCGCGGCGCCCGGGACGTTCAGCGGGTCTGGGACGCGTACAGAAAAAATCCGGCGGGCCCCTCCCCTCTTCGGCTCAAGGGCATGACGCCCAACCGGGAGTTGCTCGAAAAAACCCTGGCCACGGACATTCAAATTTCCCCGGACGGAAGAAACGTGACCTACCGGGCCGCCGGCCGGACGTTTCGATACGATGTGGAAAAGGGGCTTTCATTTTAA
- a CDS encoding conserved hypothetical protein (Evidence 4 : Unknown function but conserved in other organisms) — MDTKKTSQSPLESEKGTEIHSRHIHVSTFECDGDAVIVEGRLTDRRFVEIKLITGEKSPPAAIHDMIIRLKARVSWPPVILDVEVEMPQIPHEDCLETRKSLVFLKGKTISKGFSAMVQEETRGIKGCRHLSGLLLAMAPAALQGIFTGRAEDGIPKKEVAGLLNTFFSDTCRAWRKDGEVMKRVLKTL, encoded by the coding sequence ATGGACACAAAAAAAACGTCCCAAAGCCCCCTTGAAAGTGAAAAGGGAACCGAAATTCACTCCAGACACATTCACGTGTCCACATTTGAATGCGACGGGGACGCCGTCATCGTGGAGGGACGCCTCACCGACCGGCGTTTCGTGGAAATAAAGCTCATCACCGGGGAAAAATCCCCGCCCGCCGCCATTCACGACATGATCATCCGTCTCAAGGCGCGGGTCTCCTGGCCCCCCGTCATCCTGGATGTGGAAGTGGAGATGCCCCAAATTCCCCATGAAGACTGCCTGGAGACGCGAAAAAGCCTGGTGTTTCTAAAAGGAAAAACCATCTCAAAAGGATTTTCGGCCATGGTTCAGGAAGAGACCCGGGGCATAAAAGGATGCCGCCATCTTTCCGGGCTTCTTCTGGCCATGGCGCCCGCCGCGCTCCAGGGCATTTTCACCGGCCGGGCTGAAGACGGAATTCCCAAAAAGGAAGTGGCCGGTCTTTTAAACACATTTTTTTCAGACACATGCCGGGCGTGGCGCAAAGATGGCGAGGTCATGAAACGGGTTTTGAAGACCCTGTAG
- a CDS encoding conserved membrane hypothetical protein (Evidence 4 : Unknown function but conserved in other organisms), whose translation MNPKMTGLLIGAVMISFSGVWVKICNVAPAVSAFYRVLFGGIILVGAVLIRRETLWHGRRETALLLVCGVVFALDLIFYHYSIQYVGPGLGTILPNFQVFVLMGAGVVFLKEKVSPLLFLSVPLAFFGLFLIVGLNGSPLEASYKTGVWLGLATALCYSVFLLLLRRIVSPVSGVSFFYALMFISLVSSVFLGGEAFRRGDSFQIPDMQTLWALLALGALSQTAGWILISRALPGMRASLSGLILLLQPALAFVWDVWIFERPAGLWNWTGVALALGAIYMGSVGPAASRGAGGPTG comes from the coding sequence ATGAACCCAAAAATGACAGGCCTGTTAATCGGCGCCGTGATGATCAGCTTCTCCGGGGTGTGGGTGAAAATCTGCAACGTGGCGCCCGCCGTGTCGGCGTTCTACCGGGTTCTTTTCGGGGGGATCATCCTGGTCGGGGCGGTTTTGATTCGTCGGGAGACGCTTTGGCACGGCCGCCGCGAGACCGCGCTGCTGCTGGTCTGCGGGGTCGTGTTCGCGCTGGACCTCATCTTTTACCATTACAGCATCCAATACGTGGGGCCGGGCCTGGGCACCATCCTGCCCAACTTCCAGGTGTTTGTCCTCATGGGCGCGGGCGTGGTTTTTTTAAAGGAAAAGGTCTCGCCGCTGCTTTTTCTGTCCGTTCCGCTGGCGTTTTTCGGCCTTTTTCTGATTGTGGGCCTGAACGGAAGCCCACTGGAGGCCTCGTATAAAACAGGCGTGTGGCTGGGCCTGGCCACGGCGTTGTGCTACTCGGTGTTTCTGCTTCTGCTCAGAAGGATCGTGTCCCCGGTTTCAGGCGTTTCTTTTTTTTACGCGTTGATGTTCATCTCCCTGGTTTCGTCCGTGTTTTTGGGGGGCGAGGCGTTTCGGAGAGGAGATTCGTTTCAAATACCGGACATGCAGACGCTTTGGGCGCTTCTGGCCCTGGGGGCTTTGAGCCAGACGGCGGGATGGATTCTCATCTCCAGGGCCCTGCCCGGCATGAGGGCGTCTTTATCCGGGCTGATTCTTCTGCTCCAGCCGGCGCTGGCCTTTGTGTGGGATGTGTGGATTTTTGAAAGGCCCGCCGGTCTTTGGAACTGGACGGGCGTGGCCCTGGCGCTGGGGGCCATTTACATGGGCTCGGTCGGTCCGGCCGCCTCCCGGGGCGCCGGGGGGCCAACCGGATGA